One genomic region from Osmerus mordax isolate fOsmMor3 chromosome 4, fOsmMor3.pri, whole genome shotgun sequence encodes:
- the zgc:56622 gene encoding aldo-keto reductase family 1 member B1, whose product MEEDTGVVTTIELNDSTRMPLLGLGTWKTSSSAVFQGAVEAAIAAGYRHIDTAYMYRNEVEIGRALRAKMQQSVIRRQDMYIVSKLWSTHHAPQDIPVCLNQSLSDLQLEQLDLYLMHFPVGIQKVGDELYPMKDGQILSSDVDYVDVWRGMEALKSSGKVKSIGVSNFNILQLERLLDLTKIPPAVNQVELHPYLVQSDLVEFCKSRNIALTAYSPFGSPGRAKELHRGATDPQKLLEDPVVGEIAKAHRRTPAQVLLRYQVQQGIAVIPKSIKPNHLLENTKIFGWSLSQEDMTSLRGLDRGWKACVIDSLKSHPYYPFE is encoded by the exons ATGGAGGAAGACACCGGTGTTGTCACGACGATAGAACTCAATGACAGCACGCGCATGCCCCTCTTGGGTCTAGGAACATGGAAG ACCAGCAGTTCTGCAGTGTTCCAGGGAGCTGTGGAGGCAGCCATTGCAGCAGGTTACCGCCACATTGACACGGCCTACATGTACAGGAACGAGGTGGAGATCGGCAGAGCGCTTCGTGCCAAGATGCAACAGAGTGTCATTCGCCGTCAAGACATGTACATCGTCAGCAAG CTGTGGTCCACCCACCACGCTCCCCAGGACATCCCAGTCTGCCTGAACCAATCACTGAGCGACCTGCAGCTGGAGCAGCTGGACCTCTACCTGATGCACTTCCCTGTAGGCATCCAG AAAGTAGGTGATGAGCTGTATCCCATGAAGGATGGACAGATTCTGAGCAGTGATGTTGACTATGTGGATGTTTGGAGG GGAATGGAGGCTTTGAAGTCCTCAGGCAAGGTGAAGAGCATCGGCGTGTCCAACTTCAATATCCTCCAGCTGGAGAGGTTACTTGATTTGACCAAGATCCCCCCAGCAGTCAACCAG GTGGAGCTACACCCCTACCTGGTCCAGTCTGACCTGGTGGAGTTCTGTAAGTCCAGGAACATCGCCCTTACGGCTTACAGTCCCTTTGGATCCCCTGGCAGAGCCAAAGAGCT TCATCGTGGAGCTACAGACCCCCAGAAGCTTCTAGAAGATCCTGTGGTTGGTGAGATTGCAAAGGCACACAGACGAACCCCGGCTCAG gTGCTGCTGAGGTACCAGGTACAACAAGGTATTGCAGTCATCCCCAAGAGTATTAAACCCAACCACCTTCTGGAAAACACCAAG ATTTTTGGTTGGTCTCTGAGCCAGGAGGATATGACATCACTGAGGGGGCTGGACCGAGGCTGGAAGGCCTGTGTCATTGACTC ccTGAAGTCTCATCCATACTACCCCTTTGAATGA